GCATAGATGTTAACGTTCCCTCCGTCGGCAATCAGGTCTTCGAGGTTGACCGCCTCCCCGGTCGGATTTTTGACCTGGACCAGAAATCCCCGACCGTCCGGGCGGTCCGTCAGATAGGCCACCGTTCCGGCCGCCAGGACGATCTGTCCCTCCGGGCTCCGGATGAGACCGTTGTTCTCCACGTTCGGCGCGAAAAGATAGACGTACCCTCCCGAACCGGTTTCGATCGTCCCCGCGTTCTTCACCGATCCGGCGGCGGCCGTTCCGTTGAAGAGATATTTTCCCGCGAGAAAATTCCCATCGCTCAGGTTCAGAGAAGACGCGACCAAGCCGTTCACGTTGACCTGAGCGCTCGGGCCGAACATCACACCGTTGGGATTAAGAAGAATGACGGAGCCGTTGGCCTGAAGCGATCCGAAGATCTGGCTCGGATTTGCGTCGAAGATCCGGTTCAACGCGATGGACTGGGCCGTCGGCTGAATGAAGCGGGTGACCTCATTGGGCGCGATATTGAACTGCTGCCAGCTCAGAATTGCTTTGGGGGTTGTCTGATTGATGGTCACGACCGAAGTCCCGACGCCTGAAACTGCGGCCCCGCCGTTCACCACGGTCGGCCCCAAGGGATTCGCAAGGGTCGTTTCGGGAAAAAGCAGGGATGCGCATAGAAGGAAGACGAGGATCCAGTTTTCGGACATGGCCGTACGTCTAAAATCCACATTTTGCATTCCCCTCATGGCGAAGACCCCCACGTGTTAAAACATCACTTTGAGAGAAAAATGAATAAAATAATCCCCGGCCCGGGTAACGGAGGCATCCTTGAGCGCCCGGGCAAAATCCACGCGTCCCTGAAAATAGTCGGTCACTTTCAACCGAACGCCAAAACCCGCGCCGGCAAGCTGTTGACGGTTGAGTTGACCGGGAGGGGGCTTCAGGGTACGGAGGTAGGCCTCATCGTAGAATACGGTAAACATCAGGCTCTCCTTATAAGGATTGGGACGGACGATCGGAAATGTTGGAGAAAGAAATTCCAATGTCCAGCGGAAGCCATCGTCTCCCAAGGCCTCGCTTTCCAGATAACCGCGCACCGAGTCCACGCCTCCCGCAAAATATTCTTCGGCCGGTATCAAGGGCCCGTTCGCCCACTGCCCGTCGGCCTTCAAGGACAGAGCGGATCCCTTTGGGAGATCCTGCAACCGCTCCAGACCTCCCTGAAGGATGAGAAAAGTCCCGGTCGAACCCTCGCGGTTGCCGGGATGGTTGATGCGATCCGATGGATCGCCTCCGAAATCCTCATTGCCTCCCCCCGGCACCATCCCCGCCACATATCCTTTGGCCGTTAAGGAAATCTTCATCGTTCCCACATCGTCAGGATAAACCAGCGTATCGTTGATCGAGAGGGGCGCATAATTGACCCGATCGCTTACGACCGCCGTCCCCAACCCACCAGGAAAGCTGGCCGTGCTCTTATCCAAATGTTTATAATCAAGACCCAGGATGATTTGCTCGGACAATTTTGTGCCGGTATCGAGTGGAATGACATACCGGGTCCCCCCGATGTCGGCATTCCCGGGGATGTTGATATTTCCCGATGAGGTTGACACGGTTCCGGCGGATAACTGCGACTTGCTTTGGGAGAGTGCGCCATAAAAAACAGCCGTTCGACCGGACTGTTTCAATGGTACGACATAGCTCAATCCGTAAACCCGAACCCGTCCCCAATCCTGGGGCGTTTGAGTCGTCTGAAAGGTCAGGATCTGGTCCCGGTTAAAGAGGTTCGTATATTGGATCGCGCCGTTCAGGCGCTGTTCCGGCGTGTCGGGCGTCCCCTGATTGTTCCATTCAATACTTTCATGAAGCGGAAGCCGATCCTTGACCGCCAATTCGAGATCGACGGTTCCGGGTTTCTGCCCGAGCACGAGAGCCGGTGTGATTTGCAGGTCCGGATTGGAGTTGGCCATATTCAATTCCCTCAGGAACGTCGGCTCATAAATCAAGATGTTCTCTTTTAAAGAGGGCAGCCTCTCGAAAATCGTCTTCTTGGAAAAATACCGGTTCCCGACCACACGAATCTCGCCCAGCCTGCTTTCGATCACCGTGAGACGAACGACCCCGTTTTCGATGGTCTGCTGCGGGACGGTCACGATCACGGTGGGGTACCCGGCTTCGCGATAAGCCTTCTCCAGCGCGGAACGGGCCGATTCCACATCCATCATGCGCTGTTTCGGCCCCAAATAATTCGAAACGATCGCTTTGACTCTCTCCGAAGGCAGAACCGAATTGCCATCGACCTGATAGTCGGTAACGGCAAAGGTGATCTCCGCGGGATTTTGGACCGGGGGTGCCTGTGCCGCCGGCTCATTGGGCGCCTGTCCTTGCGTCTCTTGCGGCGGTTTGGGCGCTTCCTGGGGCGCGGGCGCCGCTTCCCCCGTCCCCTCGTCCGCGCACCATGCCGAATGGGATCCGGAGAAGAGGAAACAAAGCAACCAAATGATCGGCAGGAGACCTTTCAACCTCCGGTCTCTCCGTCGGAAGGCCCGGCCTCCGCGCCTGGAAGATTGTCGGTCTCTTGGAGTTCTTTGAGAATCTGCATCGCTTCGGGATCCGCCTCGACCACGGGTTTCAGCCAGGCGATCAGGATACGGCGGGTCTCCGGATCCGGTTCGTTTAAAATTCTATTCAAAACCTCTTGCCGTTGAGACCGCTCCTCGTCCCGGTGATCGGCGGCGTCACCCGGACTGTTCAGATCCGACAGGTACGGGGCATGACGCAAAAGAATCTGTTGGACGGCCGCGGATGGAGGAATCGCGCTGTCTTGATTCCGGGCATACCCGTCCGGAACGGGACCCGCCGGCCCGGAATTCTGCCGGCCCCCGGCCGATGGTGAAAGCGCGCCGCGTTGATCCTGGGCATACCCGCCCGGATTGCGCCCTACTCGGACGGAATCCTGTCGGACGACGGCACCGGAGGGAACTTGTTCATCGGAGCCGCACCCACCCAGGGGGAAAAACAGCGCGCAGCAGGCCGCCAGCGAAACGGCGGCGAGGATCGTTTTAGTGAACATTTTTCCCCTTCTCCCTTTTATACTCGAGCCCGTTTCCGAATGGCGGAATCGTGCTCTCTTTAGATTATCTGGATATCAAGAATTGATTAAATTTCTGTAAACTCCCGTTGAAGATCGCAAGAAGAGCGCGCGCGAGCCCTTTCAGCCGCTTCCGGAATCGCACGAGCCGGGATTGACGAAGCGTCATGGATTCCGTCAACCGCTCGATGCGGTCGGCCACATCGCCAAAACCGCGTTCCATGAATCGCACCCGCTGAAAACAATCCAGAGCTTCTTCGATCTTCCCCTGCTCTTCCAGAACGCATCCCATTTCATAACGCACACGAATGACCTCCCGGCCGGGCGCGGAATAATCCGACAAGGCTCTTCTGAATAATTTCAGGGCCTCGTCGCTTCGACCCGCCTCCCGGTGGCAAAGGCCGGCCAGGAACGAGGCCTTCATCCAATAGGCCGGGTCCTCCGCGGCTTTTTCAAAGAAGGGAACGGCCTCGTCCCGCCGGCCCGCTTCCTTCAATTCCATCCCTTTTTGGTAGGCCATGCCGGAAGCTTTTCCCGAAGCCTCGGCCGACCCGGACCGTTCCGACCGATGAGTCGGCCATTCGCCGTTCCCCTCCTGATCCCGAACCGGGCGCTCTCTTCCATTCAGAAAGGAGGTTAGACCGCTATCTTTGACAAAGGGAATGATTCTCCCCGCGATCCGGTCCGAAGCCGCCTCGGCCACCAGCCGGGCCGAAATCCTCTCGGCCTGTTCCGCGAATCCGTAAACAAGAGAACGTTCGCAGGCCTGATTGATCAAGCGAGGAACGCCCCCCGAAATGCGATAGATCAGGGAAAACGCCTCCTCTTCGAACAGCGGAATTTCTCTCCCGGCGGTTTTCACGCGATGATGGATATACCGATCGGTTTCTTCCGCATTCATCGGTTCCAGGTGATACTCCGCGTCGATCCGCTGAGCGAACTGGATCATGTCGGACCGGCGCAAGAGATCCCGGAGGCCGGGCTGCCCGGAAAGAACGATCTGCAGAATCGGGTCCTTGCCGGAATTCATGTTCGACAACAGCCTCAGTTCCTCCAGCATGGAGGGTTCCAGATTCTGAGCCTCGTCCACGACCAGGACCACCCGGCGTTTCAGGGCATGTTCCCGGTCCAAGAACTCCGCAAATTTTCGGTGGACGGATGCCTGATCCCGGCTCCGGGGCCGCAGATTAAAGATCCCCATCATCCACGGCATCAGGCTCTGAAAGTTGCCATGGGTGTTCGAGATCAGACCGATGGTGAGCTCCTGTCCGGCTTCGCCCATCATCTTGCGCAACAGCAGGCTTTTGCCGGTCCCGATCTCGCCGGTAATGACGATGAACCCGGATCGATTAAAGAGGCCGTATTCCAACAAACTCAGAGCCGCGCGATGGTTGGAACTGCGGTAAAAGAACTCGGGATCCGGAATAAGAGAAAACGGTTTCTCGCGAAATCCGTAAAACGATTCGTACATAATCCTCCTGACCTCGGGAACGCATGGATGGACAACCGGGCCACATCCCGTTGGTTGTTCCTAGCTTTTATTCAAGACCGTTCCGATCAAGGGAACTTCTTTGATCAGATGCAATGCTTTTTCGATTTCCTCCCTCTTGGTCCGCCCCGCCTCGACGACCAACAACAAGGCGTCGAGGTAGGGAGAAAAGGCCAACACATCGGCCGACCGGAGGAGCGGGGGGAGATCGAAGAGGACCAGCCTTTCCGGGTAGCGGTGCTTTAACTCCGCCACCAGGGCGGTCATCTTCGGCGACGTGAGCCGTTCGGTCGAATCATGAATTTTCCGCCCCCCCGGGAGGAGAACGAGACGTCCGAGACCCGGATGGACCAGGAGCGACTCGACGGGAATATCGTCCAGCAGATATTCGGCCAGCCCCCGGTCCGGCCCGATTCCGAGGACGCCGTGCACGCCCGGGTTTCGCAAATCCGCGTCGACCAGGAGAACCGTCTGACCCGCCTCCATCGCCAGACTGATCGCCAGGTTGATCGCCGTCACCGTTTTCCCTTCGCCCTCTCCCGGACTCGTCACCCCGAGCATACTCCAGCCGTTTTCCCGCATCCGATGAAGGACCTGTGTCCGAAGAATTTTATAGGCATGGACAAACTCGTTCTCTTCAAAGGCCGCGAGGATCCGCCGCTCCCGCATATGGGAGAGCGGCACCTCCACCGAACGCGTCCGGGTATAGATGATGCGTTCCGAGGATCTTACCGGCGAATACGGGGGGCCGGTAAGGGTCGAGGGCCCCTCTTTTTCTCGTTTCTCTTTCACTCGATCGAGTGCGAGCTGTATCTTGTCCATATTCACTCCGATGCCTTTATCCGACCCCAAGCTTCCGCAGAACGACGAACCAGAGGACATCCAGGGGAACCCATAGGAGATGAATCGTCATCAACGAAATAACCAGAAGACCGATGCTTCCTCCGATCAGCCGTCTTTTGATCCGAAGGGACCGTTTCCGGTCTTCCGTATTGGGCATGTAGGGAATGACCGCCAGCGGGGGCGCCTGACTTACCGTGCCCAGCGTCTGCGCGGTATGGACGGAATGGTCGAGACTTTCCGCCGCCGCTCCGTAGCCGATGCCGCCGGCGGCGGCCAGCACGAGACTGAGAAAAACGATGACGGGCCGTTTCGGCTTTTCCGGTTTTTCGGGAAGGGCCGGGGGATCGATCAGGGAAAAACGCTCCCCTTTGCGCTGGTCTTCCAAAACCTCCGAGACCTGGGCTTCCACCAATTTGGACCGGATCTCACGGTATTTCTCGACGGAGTTATCCCGGTCGCGGGTCAGGTCCAGGTACACCTGCTCGATCATGGGAGTTTCCTCCAGCCGATGCGAAAGTTCCTGGGCGCGGGCTTTCATTTCCGCCCGCGTGGCCTTCATCGCGTCCAAATCGTGTATGGCCGATGAAAGTTGGGATTGGGTCAGGATGTAGGCCGGGTTTTCGGGCGGAACCGCCGCCGGTTCTTCCGGCGTCGTCTTCGCCTGGGCGATCTCTTTTTCAAGGGAGGCGATGATCTTTCGGTAGCGGACGACATCGGGATGGTCTTCCCCATACCGCTCCAAAAGGCCGGACAGGTTCGCACGGGCGTCGGTGATCTGTTTGGAAAGTTCGTCCGCGTCGCTTCCCTTTCCGACCTCTTTCTCGAGCGCATCGATCTCCCGCTTCATCTTGATCACATCGGGATGCTGCGCCGATAAATAGGACGCGCTGCTCGCATACTGAGCCCGCAGGGCTTTAAGCCTTTCTTCCCGGTCCAGGATGCGTTCCCCGGAGGCGGTGATGATCGGCGTGTTGGGTTTCAGGGTCGCCAATTGTCCTTCGAGAGAAATCTTCTTTTCTTCGAGCGAACGGACTTGTTGATCCACATTGATCAGCTCCTGGTCGACCTGATTCAACAACTGCATGTTCAGCTGCGTCAGTTCGGGCAAGGCCCCCTGGGCGCGCTCCTTGAAGACCGAAATCTTTTTTTCCAGTTCCTTAATATGGCCGGAGAGTCGTTGGGCCTGGCCTTTGAGAAACACCGTCGTTTCCTGGGCGTTGCGTTCACGGGTTTTCAGATTCTCGGACAAGAAAAGACTGGTCAGCTCGTTGGCGACCTTCTGGGCCAATTCCGGGGTTTCCCCGTCATACGCCAGGGTGAACGCGATGGTGGCGTGCGTCGGCTGGCCGGTGCGGCGGTCCACGACCTCCGCGCTGATCACCTCGATTTTGATGTCGTCCACGAAACGCTCCAGCACGTCTTCCGTCGTGCTGCGCCGGCGCAGGCCGGAATAAAGCCCGTATTGTTCCACGATCTTCCAGAGGTTGGAGCGGGTCATGACTTGGTGTTTGATGGTTTCGATGCGCTGATCGGCATAGCTGGTTACGGTGGATCGCACCAGATCCGTGGGGACCTCCTGTTCCTCGATCAGAATGGTGGCCGTGGAGCGATAGGCGGACGGCAAAAGGAACGCCACCAGGATGCCCAGGATAAAGAGCACCGCCGTGGGCGCTAAAATTTGAATTTTTCTCCTCTGAAAAAGGTCCAGATATTCTCGGAGGTCTTTCTTCTGATCATCCATCGAACGTAAACCCTTTCATGCTCTTTTCACCGGACTGCGTCAGGGCCCTGTCCTTACCGGGAAATCGCCATCCGAGGCCCGTTGTACGTCGTGATCAGAAAAACGGCATTGGAAATCGCCCGGCCGGGCGCGTTATAAACCGCCTGTTCGGCATAACGGTAAGAAACCCCCGAGGACCAGCGTTCGGCCCACTGCCAATCCCAGCGTTGCTCGATCTTATCGTAGCGGCTGTTCGGGACCAGCCGATCCGTCCGAAGCGGCCGGCTCAGGTAAGAGTCGACGGCCAAAGAGGCGGTCAGTTTTGTCGTCATCGTTTTTCTAAACAAAAAATTAAGATGATTGACTTCGACCAGGTATCCGATGCCGCTCGGGTGGGTTTCCCGGCTGAACCCGCTTTGAACATGGACGGTCTCGAATTCCTTCTCAAGATCGATCTGGCCCACCCATCCCCGTCCGCGATCCCGCCGTTCGGAAAGGGTTGTTTGATAGATCGATGTCGTGCTGCGGATCCCCGCCGTCGCGTCCCCGTGAAACGTCTCGGAAAAACGATGCGTCAAACCCGCCTTGGCGCCGTATTCCAACGACCGGAAGTCCGCCGTCAGCGCCTGGTAGGTCGAATAATAAGAACTCACGGTGGCTTGATCCCGCTCGGAGCTCTGGTACACCGCCTGGACCGTTCCCAGGTGGGTCTGGTAGTCGACCAGACTCGGACTCGCGTAAAGGGCGTCGGAGAAATCGTACTCGGCATGGAGCGTGAAATTTTCAGTCAGGGAACCGATCCATTTGGGATTCAAGGTGAACAGGTCGCGTCGCGACCGATTGAGCACCTGGCCGGTTTCGATCAGTTCGCTCGTCAAGGTCAGATCGCGCGTGTACGAACTTTGTAATTCCAAGCTGTTTCGCTCCATTTGATAACGGCTTGAGACGGTGTAGTACTGATCGGTCGTGTCCAAATCCTTTTGTGTAAAATAGCGCGTGAGATTCACCAAAAGATTCCCTTGAAGCTCGAACGGCTCCGTGCGCACCCCGAGATTTAAACTTGGGGATAACGTGCTCCCCGTCGCCGGATGACGAACGGGAAGCAACAGGGGGTTATCGTCGTATGCCCCGTTCAGGCTCACCGAGGGTTCCATCGACCATTCGGCCGCGGCCGCCTCCTTAGAAAAAACAAGCAAAACCGCCAGAACCCATCCACCCGATCTTCTCCAGAGCGGCCGCATGATGAATTAAGAACCGGGCGTCGTGCCATCCGGTGTTCTCCTCGACTTCTTCACGGCACCACGATCACGTCCCCCCTTTGAAGGAGGATGTTCTGCTCCAAGTGCTTCCCTTTCTTGATGTCGCCGTAGCGGAAGGAAAAAGTCCGCTGCCCCCCCGGTTCCGAGTGGAGGACCTCGATCCCGTTTTCCGAGGCGAACGGCGTCATGCCCCCCGCCAGACTGAGGGCCTGCATGACATTGGTGTAATGACCGACCAGGTATTCCCCGGGGCGATTTACTTTTCCGACCACGTATATTTTATAGCTGTTCACCTTGGTCACGGCGACCGAGACGGTCGGGTCGGGGATGAACGGTGAAAGACGCTCCCGGATATCCTTTTGGAGTTCCTCGGCGGTCCTTCCCTCGGCCTGCACCTCCCCGATGAGCGGAAACGAAATCATCCCGTCCGGCCGAACCAGCGCCTCCCGGGTCAGGCTTTCGTCCTTCCAAACGGAAATCTGCAGCACATCCTCCGGTCCCAGGCGGTACTCCGATTTTGCGGAAACCACCCCCGCATCCGATTCGGCGCCCGCCAGGATCGGAAGAAGGCTCAACGCCACCGATGCAACGATGACCCCTATGGTTTCCAGCCCTCTCAAACGTCACTCCCCCGCTTTGTCCTCATCCTTTGATCTGGGCCAGCGTCGTCCGGGCCTCCTCGATGCCGGGAAAAGACCGGGCGGCATGAACCGCCTTGGCCAGATACCGCTTGGCTTTATCCTCATTTCCCGCTTTGTAATACGCCATCCCGAGATGGTAATAGAGGATCGGACGATCGGGCATCCTTGTTTCGATCTTTTGAAACACCCGTACTCCGTCCTCAACCCGGCCCATTTTCACGTAGACCCATCCCAAGGTATCCAAAAAAAGCGGATTGGGGGCATTCTTCTCGAAGTCCCGGCTTAATGCGAGCGCGCGATCCAGACTCTGAGAGTCTCCGCGGCGCTCCGTCAGCAACGAGGCCAAATTGTTGGCGGCCACCAGGGCTTTGGGGTTCTTTTCCAGGACTTTTTCGTAGAGTTGAATCGCCCGGTCGGTTTGTCCGATCTGCGTTTGGGCCGAAGCGAGGAGCACTTGGAGCTGTTCCGATTTCGGATTCGCTTGAAGACCTTTTTCCAGGACCTGCGCCGCCTCGGACGGCCGGGCTTGAAGAAGCTTCAAGTTCGACAGGTCGATCCAAGGGGTGACCCAATCCGGTTTGATCCGGATCCCTTCTAAAAACTCGTGCTCCGCTCCGGTCTGATCCTTCTGCAACACTAAAATCTCACCCAACATTCCATGGGCGTAGGGTTGTTCGGGATGAGCGGAAATCAACTTCCGAAGTCGATCGATGCCTTCTTGCTTTTTCCCCTGGGCCAGCTCGACCTGC
This Nitrospiria bacterium DNA region includes the following protein-coding sequences:
- a CDS encoding POTRA domain-containing protein, producing the protein MKGLLPIIWLLCFLFSGSHSAWCADEGTGEAAPAPQEAPKPPQETQGQAPNEPAAQAPPVQNPAEITFAVTDYQVDGNSVLPSERVKAIVSNYLGPKQRMMDVESARSALEKAYREAGYPTVIVTVPQQTIENGVVRLTVIESRLGEIRVVGNRYFSKKTIFERLPSLKENILIYEPTFLRELNMANSNPDLQITPALVLGQKPGTVDLELAVKDRLPLHESIEWNNQGTPDTPEQRLNGAIQYTNLFNRDQILTFQTTQTPQDWGRVRVYGLSYVVPLKQSGRTAVFYGALSQSKSQLSAGTVSTSSGNINIPGNADIGGTRYVIPLDTGTKLSEQIILGLDYKHLDKSTASFPGGLGTAVVSDRVNYAPLSINDTLVYPDDVGTMKISLTAKGYVAGMVPGGGNEDFGGDPSDRINHPGNREGSTGTFLILQGGLERLQDLPKGSALSLKADGQWANGPLIPAEEYFAGGVDSVRGYLESEALGDDGFRWTLEFLSPTFPIVRPNPYKESLMFTVFYDEAYLRTLKPPPGQLNRQQLAGAGFGVRLKVTDYFQGRVDFARALKDASVTRAGDYFIHFSLKVMF
- a CDS encoding AAA family ATPase, which translates into the protein MYESFYGFREKPFSLIPDPEFFYRSSNHRAALSLLEYGLFNRSGFIVITGEIGTGKSLLLRKMMGEAGQELTIGLISNTHGNFQSLMPWMMGIFNLRPRSRDQASVHRKFAEFLDREHALKRRVVLVVDEAQNLEPSMLEELRLLSNMNSGKDPILQIVLSGQPGLRDLLRRSDMIQFAQRIDAEYHLEPMNAEETDRYIHHRVKTAGREIPLFEEEAFSLIYRISGGVPRLINQACERSLVYGFAEQAERISARLVAEAASDRIAGRIIPFVKDSGLTSFLNGRERPVRDQEGNGEWPTHRSERSGSAEASGKASGMAYQKGMELKEAGRRDEAVPFFEKAAEDPAYWMKASFLAGLCHREAGRSDEALKLFRRALSDYSAPGREVIRVRYEMGCVLEEQGKIEEALDCFQRVRFMERGFGDVADRIERLTESMTLRQSRLVRFRKRLKGLARALLAIFNGSLQKFNQFLISR
- a CDS encoding CpsD/CapB family tyrosine-protein kinase codes for the protein MDKIQLALDRVKEKREKEGPSTLTGPPYSPVRSSERIIYTRTRSVEVPLSHMRERRILAAFEENEFVHAYKILRTQVLHRMRENGWSMLGVTSPGEGEGKTVTAINLAISLAMEAGQTVLLVDADLRNPGVHGVLGIGPDRGLAEYLLDDIPVESLLVHPGLGRLVLLPGGRKIHDSTERLTSPKMTALVAELKHRYPERLVLFDLPPLLRSADVLAFSPYLDALLLVVEAGRTKREEIEKALHLIKEVPLIGTVLNKS
- a CDS encoding Wzz/FepE/Etk N-terminal domain-containing protein, translating into MDDQKKDLREYLDLFQRRKIQILAPTAVLFILGILVAFLLPSAYRSTATILIEEQEVPTDLVRSTVTSYADQRIETIKHQVMTRSNLWKIVEQYGLYSGLRRRSTTEDVLERFVDDIKIEVISAEVVDRRTGQPTHATIAFTLAYDGETPELAQKVANELTSLFLSENLKTRERNAQETTVFLKGQAQRLSGHIKELEKKISVFKERAQGALPELTQLNMQLLNQVDQELINVDQQVRSLEEKKISLEGQLATLKPNTPIITASGERILDREERLKALRAQYASSASYLSAQHPDVIKMKREIDALEKEVGKGSDADELSKQITDARANLSGLLERYGEDHPDVVRYRKIIASLEKEIAQAKTTPEEPAAVPPENPAYILTQSQLSSAIHDLDAMKATRAEMKARAQELSHRLEETPMIEQVYLDLTRDRDNSVEKYREIRSKLVEAQVSEVLEDQRKGERFSLIDPPALPEKPEKPKRPVIVFLSLVLAAAGGIGYGAAAESLDHSVHTAQTLGTVSQAPPLAVIPYMPNTEDRKRSLRIKRRLIGGSIGLLVISLMTIHLLWVPLDVLWFVVLRKLGVG
- a CDS encoding polysaccharide biosynthesis/export family protein; the encoded protein is MRGLETIGVIVASVALSLLPILAGAESDAGVVSAKSEYRLGPEDVLQISVWKDESLTREALVRPDGMISFPLIGEVQAEGRTAEELQKDIRERLSPFIPDPTVSVAVTKVNSYKIYVVGKVNRPGEYLVGHYTNVMQALSLAGGMTPFASENGIEVLHSEPGGQRTFSFRYGDIKKGKHLEQNILLQRGDVIVVP